A portion of the Natronococcus sp. AD-5 genome contains these proteins:
- a CDS encoding ABC transporter ATP-binding protein: MSLLEVDGLTKRFGGLVAVDDFSLSIEEGEIVGLIGPNGSGKSTVFNCIMSIYDATEGTIRFDGTEITDSPTHDIVNEGLSRVSQESNPIDAYSVAGNIKLFTLPNSVRSIHGGASDEEIAACAARIDIEDKLEEMPDELPHADVRRLEIAKALATEPEMLLLDEPFAGMNRAEIGELAGQIEGFRDDGMTMVVVDHNMGGLMELVDRVVVINNGELLATGSPEEIAENQRVQEAYLAGERG, translated from the coding sequence GTGAGCCTGCTCGAGGTCGACGGGCTCACGAAGCGGTTCGGTGGACTCGTAGCCGTCGACGACTTCTCGCTTTCCATCGAGGAGGGGGAGATCGTCGGCCTGATCGGGCCCAACGGCTCGGGGAAGTCGACGGTATTCAACTGCATCATGAGCATCTACGACGCCACCGAGGGAACGATTCGGTTCGACGGCACGGAGATCACCGACAGCCCGACCCACGATATCGTCAACGAGGGGCTCTCGCGCGTCTCCCAGGAGTCGAATCCGATCGACGCCTACTCCGTCGCCGGAAACATCAAACTCTTCACGCTACCTAACAGCGTGCGCTCGATCCACGGCGGCGCGAGCGACGAGGAGATCGCCGCCTGCGCCGCGCGGATCGACATCGAGGACAAACTCGAGGAGATGCCCGACGAACTTCCCCACGCGGACGTGCGCCGGCTGGAGATCGCCAAGGCGTTGGCGACCGAGCCCGAGATGCTGTTGCTCGACGAACCGTTCGCCGGCATGAACCGGGCGGAGATCGGCGAACTGGCCGGACAGATCGAGGGATTTCGCGACGACGGGATGACGATGGTCGTCGTCGACCACAACATGGGCGGGCTGATGGAGCTCGTCGACCGCGTCGTCGTGATCAACAACGGCGAGCTGCTCGCGACCGGCTCGCCCGAGGAGATCGCCGAGAATCAGCGCGTTCAGGAGGCCTACCTGGCCGGTGAGAGAGGGTGA
- a CDS encoding MBL fold metallo-hydrolase yields MDRISLGNEEFEGRNNAYVLADEDRDELALIDTGIATDAVRADLRDGLAERGYEFADIDDVVLTHFHVDHAGLAGEIQRESDATVYVHEADAPLVEQDPDAVAAVEERRLELLEQWGVPDAARDELLSFLEAGQSVEGMPAETTTIEDGTVLEVGGRTLETLHAPGHAAGLCCFEVSGASEAFVGDAVLPVYTPNVGGADVRVDRPLAKYAETLRTIVERDYDRVWPGHRDPIEEPSERALTILEHHRERTENVLDVLEEHGPADAWTVSARLFGDLEGIHIIHGPGEAYAHLDHLRHEGVLEYDDGEFRLGERSADLETLASPSE; encoded by the coding sequence ATGGATCGCATTTCGCTGGGTAACGAGGAGTTCGAGGGGCGAAACAACGCCTACGTGCTCGCCGACGAGGACCGGGACGAACTCGCGCTAATCGATACCGGGATCGCGACCGACGCCGTCCGGGCCGACCTCCGCGATGGGCTGGCCGAACGGGGATACGAGTTCGCAGATATCGACGACGTCGTTCTGACGCACTTCCACGTCGACCACGCCGGTCTCGCCGGCGAGATCCAGCGGGAGAGCGACGCGACGGTCTACGTCCACGAGGCCGACGCGCCGCTCGTCGAGCAGGATCCGGACGCGGTCGCCGCCGTCGAGGAACGCCGCCTGGAACTGCTCGAGCAGTGGGGCGTCCCCGACGCGGCCCGCGACGAACTGCTCTCCTTCCTCGAGGCGGGACAGAGCGTCGAAGGGATGCCGGCCGAGACGACGACGATCGAGGACGGGACGGTGCTCGAAGTCGGTGGGCGGACGCTCGAGACCCTCCACGCGCCCGGTCACGCGGCCGGACTCTGCTGTTTCGAGGTTAGCGGTGCGTCGGAGGCGTTCGTCGGCGACGCCGTACTGCCGGTCTACACCCCGAACGTCGGCGGGGCCGACGTCAGGGTCGACCGGCCGCTCGCCAAGTACGCCGAGACGTTGCGGACGATCGTCGAGCGCGACTACGACCGCGTCTGGCCCGGCCACCGCGACCCGATCGAGGAGCCGTCCGAACGGGCGCTGACGATCCTCGAGCACCACCGGGAGCGCACCGAGAACGTCCTGGACGTCCTCGAGGAGCACGGACCGGCCGACGCCTGGACGGTCAGCGCCCGCCTGTTCGGCGACCTCGAGGGGATCCACATCATCCACGGCCCCGGCGAGGCGTACGCCCACCTCGACCACCTCCGCCACGAAGGCGTCCTCGAGTACGACGACGGCGAGTTCCGGCTCGGCGAGCGATCGGCCGACCTCGAGACGCTCGCATCGCCGAGCGAGTAG
- a CDS encoding gluconate 2-dehydrogenase subunit 3 family protein has protein sequence MQGPFAGKDPTDPFEDEPEEPEDVDQETEVPWAETNPSETQGWQYALTPNRAYDQGIAVVEEYVQREYDGDSFTELDGDEQDEVVTALQDDEVEAFEDSDIDASGFFLLVRQNTLEGMFCDPMYGGNREMVGWRLKGFPGTPGALGSYRGLIEGDEYIELEDDDFRELADDVESLGIGDENEVPANEQGEEGHAHVHDAAKADFPKIVDPKAARGDADGEPSRTSLDDAAADEGGDR, from the coding sequence ATGCAGGGGCCCTTCGCCGGGAAGGATCCGACCGATCCGTTCGAGGACGAACCGGAGGAACCCGAGGACGTCGACCAGGAGACGGAGGTGCCCTGGGCGGAGACGAACCCGTCGGAAACGCAGGGCTGGCAGTACGCGCTCACGCCGAACCGGGCGTACGACCAGGGAATCGCGGTCGTCGAGGAGTACGTACAGCGGGAGTACGACGGCGACTCATTCACGGAGCTCGACGGGGACGAGCAGGACGAGGTGGTTACCGCGCTCCAGGACGACGAGGTGGAGGCGTTCGAGGACAGCGACATCGACGCGAGCGGGTTCTTCCTCCTGGTCCGACAGAACACCCTCGAGGGGATGTTCTGCGATCCGATGTACGGCGGCAACCGTGAGATGGTCGGCTGGCGGTTGAAGGGGTTCCCGGGGACGCCCGGCGCGCTCGGCAGCTATCGGGGACTGATCGAGGGGGACGAGTACATCGAACTCGAGGACGACGACTTTCGAGAACTAGCCGACGACGTTGAATCACTCGGGATCGGCGACGAGAACGAGGTGCCGGCCAACGAACAGGGCGAGGAGGGCCACGCGCACGTCCACGACGCGGCGAAGGCGGACTTTCCGAAGATCGTCGATCCGAAAGCCGCTCGGGGGGACGCCGACGGGGAGCCCTCCCGGACGAGTCTCGACGACGCGGCCGCGGACGAGGGGGGTGATCGGTGA
- a CDS encoding ABC transporter substrate-binding protein, which produces MSNRGNGTRKNVNNGNRRVGRRALLAAAGAGVATTSLAGCLGGEEGLTIGHLAPMDNPLGVGSERSAQLAVDEINDDGGFDGGEAELITRDTRTDPSEAQDATEELVQQENADVLVGTFNSETTQAIQDLTAEFDVPFLITGSADPGLITDTVGSDYEEYKNIFRVGPINSDLQAESIADYCAYLQDTHGWSDVAFLRDQAAWTEPFGELVPEYLPERGLEIVHEDALSIEIDDLAPVVSDVNDSGADFVLRFFAHINASEMLGIWHSSEYEFGVEGIHVPGMHPAYHALTEGAASYETTSQSGAAGVTAITEKTQPFVEEYASTYEGEDPPVRAPMYMGFNTYDAIYIYRDVVDSIETTSTRDALDDFVDAMLEVEYTGVVGNISFYGRDSDYPHDAQEERNDDGSISNYPMTQWTPEGEIECVYPEAHRTADHQQPSWMQ; this is translated from the coding sequence ATGTCTAACAGAGGTAACGGAACTCGAAAGAATGTCAACAATGGTAACCGACGCGTCGGACGGCGGGCGCTCCTCGCCGCGGCCGGCGCCGGCGTCGCCACGACGTCGCTCGCGGGCTGTCTCGGCGGCGAGGAAGGACTCACGATCGGTCACCTCGCGCCGATGGACAACCCGCTCGGCGTCGGCTCCGAGCGCAGCGCCCAGCTGGCCGTCGACGAGATCAACGACGATGGGGGGTTCGACGGCGGGGAGGCCGAACTGATCACCCGCGACACCCGCACGGACCCGTCCGAGGCGCAGGACGCGACGGAGGAACTCGTCCAGCAGGAGAACGCCGACGTGCTCGTCGGGACGTTCAACTCCGAGACCACTCAGGCGATCCAGGATCTCACCGCGGAGTTCGATGTTCCGTTCCTGATCACGGGGTCGGCCGATCCCGGCCTGATCACGGACACCGTCGGTAGCGACTACGAGGAGTACAAGAACATCTTCCGGGTCGGACCGATCAACTCGGACCTCCAGGCGGAGTCGATCGCGGACTACTGCGCGTACCTGCAAGACACCCACGGTTGGTCCGACGTCGCGTTCCTGCGCGACCAGGCCGCGTGGACGGAGCCGTTCGGCGAACTCGTCCCGGAGTACCTCCCCGAGCGGGGGCTCGAGATCGTCCACGAGGACGCCCTCTCCATCGAGATCGACGACCTCGCGCCGGTCGTGAGCGACGTCAACGATTCGGGCGCGGACTTCGTTCTCCGGTTCTTCGCTCACATCAATGCCAGCGAGATGCTCGGCATCTGGCACTCCTCCGAGTACGAGTTCGGCGTCGAGGGTATCCACGTTCCGGGGATGCACCCGGCCTACCACGCGCTGACGGAGGGCGCCGCGTCCTACGAGACCACCTCGCAGTCGGGAGCGGCCGGCGTCACGGCCATCACGGAGAAGACCCAGCCGTTCGTCGAGGAGTACGCGTCGACGTACGAGGGCGAGGATCCGCCGGTTCGGGCGCCGATGTACATGGGATTCAATACCTACGACGCGATATACATCTACAGGGACGTCGTCGACTCGATCGAGACGACGAGCACGCGGGACGCGCTCGACGACTTCGTCGACGCGATGCTCGAGGTCGAGTACACCGGCGTCGTCGGCAACATCAGCTTCTACGGGCGGGACTCGGACTACCCCCACGACGCCCAAGAGGAGCGAAACGACGACGGCAGCATCTCGAACTATCCGATGACCCAGTGGACGCCGGAGGGCGAAATAGAGTGCGTCTACCCCGAAGCGCACCGCACGGCAGACCACCAGCAGCCGTCCTGGATGCAGTGA
- a CDS encoding N-acyl homoserine lactonase family protein → MVDATVTPIERGTITTDINHVLEAHTMGSAVDPDPETAMIDGPVYNLVIDHPEGTILWDTGSHPEADSGHWPAELYAAFEHTGLRPLEDDLGDAGYALEDIDCVIQSHLHLDHAGGLHAFEGTDVPIFVHEEELKYAYYSAKTDAGSDAYVPGDFDHDLNWEIVHGERERRFRDLEFVHLPGHTPGLLGVRLELDDAGTVLVAGDQAYLRANYEDEHPMGGGLLWSKRAWLESLRLCKEAERRHDARIVCGHDAEDLERLRQGL, encoded by the coding sequence ATGGTCGACGCGACCGTCACACCGATCGAACGCGGGACGATCACCACCGATATCAACCACGTCCTCGAGGCTCACACGATGGGGTCGGCCGTCGATCCCGACCCCGAGACGGCGATGATCGACGGTCCCGTCTACAACCTCGTGATCGACCACCCCGAGGGAACGATCCTCTGGGACACCGGTTCGCATCCCGAGGCCGATTCGGGTCACTGGCCGGCGGAACTGTACGCCGCCTTCGAGCACACCGGCCTCCGGCCGCTCGAGGACGACCTCGGAGACGCCGGCTACGCCCTCGAGGATATCGACTGCGTGATCCAGAGTCACCTCCACCTCGATCACGCCGGCGGCCTCCACGCCTTCGAGGGGACCGACGTCCCGATCTTCGTCCACGAGGAAGAGCTGAAATACGCCTACTACAGCGCCAAGACCGACGCCGGCAGCGACGCCTACGTTCCCGGCGACTTCGACCACGATCTGAACTGGGAGATCGTCCACGGCGAGCGCGAGCGGCGTTTTCGGGACCTCGAGTTCGTCCACCTGCCGGGCCATACGCCCGGCCTCCTCGGGGTTCGACTCGAACTCGACGACGCGGGAACGGTGCTCGTCGCGGGCGACCAGGCCTACCTCCGGGCGAACTACGAGGACGAACACCCGATGGGCGGCGGCTTGCTCTGGAGCAAGCGCGCCTGGCTCGAGAGTCTGCGGCTGTGCAAGGAAGCGGAGCGGCGTCACGACGCGCGGATCGTCTGCGGACACGACGCCGAGGACCTCGAGCGGCTACGACAGGGACTGTAA
- a CDS encoding GMC family oxidoreductase, with product MVQELDPVDVVTVGAGWTGGIIAKELAQDDYEVVSLERGSERDTEDFLTVHDELGCALRYKLMQDLSKETITFRNSVDEPALPMRRYGAFLPGSGEGGAGVHWNGVTWRFLPYDFEIRSRTIDEYGEEKIPENMQLQDWGISYEELEPSYDEFEYTAGIAGEAGNIEDEIQDDGNPYEGARQREYPLPPMQETPVLERFKETTADLGYEPFQQPSANLTESYTNPDGVQQGQCEYWGYCERFGCEWGAKASPITTVLPAAQETESFELRTHADVVELLYDEDEQRVEGVRYVDRRTDEVYDQPADVVALTAYVLNNVRLLLLSEIGDPYDPETGDGVVGKNYCYQNFQASARGFFDDEEWNLYMGAGALGASIDDFNGDNFDHEDLDFLHGGNVAINQTGDRPIANNPVPEDTPEWGSEFKERSLEYYHSSISVSCQGSVLPFRENYLDLDPEYTDQYGRPLLRMTFDWREQDRNLVEYVGPRLEEIVEKMGADAVDASTTIEESFDITPYQSTHNTGGAIMGADPAESVVNNYLQCWEAHNLFVPGASAFAHNSGYNPTGTVGALAFRAAEGIRGYLEDPDLLVEAES from the coding sequence ATGGTCCAGGAACTCGATCCCGTCGACGTGGTGACCGTCGGCGCGGGCTGGACCGGGGGCATCATCGCCAAGGAGCTCGCCCAGGACGACTACGAGGTCGTGAGCTTAGAGCGAGGCAGCGAACGCGACACGGAGGACTTCCTCACGGTCCACGACGAGCTGGGGTGCGCGCTCCGGTACAAGCTGATGCAGGATCTCTCGAAGGAGACGATCACGTTCCGGAACAGCGTCGACGAACCCGCCCTCCCGATGCGACGGTACGGCGCGTTCCTTCCGGGATCCGGCGAGGGCGGCGCGGGCGTCCACTGGAACGGCGTCACCTGGCGGTTCCTGCCCTACGACTTCGAGATCCGTTCGCGGACGATCGACGAGTACGGCGAGGAGAAGATCCCCGAGAACATGCAACTGCAGGACTGGGGGATCAGCTACGAGGAGCTGGAGCCCTCCTACGACGAGTTCGAGTACACCGCCGGCATCGCGGGCGAGGCGGGCAACATCGAGGACGAGATCCAGGACGACGGCAATCCGTACGAGGGAGCCCGCCAGCGGGAGTATCCGCTCCCGCCGATGCAAGAGACGCCGGTGCTCGAGCGGTTCAAGGAGACGACGGCGGACCTGGGATACGAACCGTTTCAGCAGCCCTCGGCCAACCTCACGGAGTCGTACACGAACCCCGACGGCGTCCAGCAGGGTCAGTGCGAGTACTGGGGCTACTGCGAGCGGTTCGGCTGCGAGTGGGGTGCGAAGGCCTCGCCGATCACCACCGTCTTACCCGCCGCACAGGAGACGGAGAGCTTCGAGCTTCGGACCCACGCCGACGTCGTGGAACTACTGTACGACGAAGACGAGCAGCGGGTCGAGGGCGTCCGGTACGTCGACCGGCGGACCGACGAGGTGTACGACCAGCCGGCCGACGTCGTCGCGCTGACCGCGTACGTGCTGAACAACGTCCGGCTGCTGTTGCTGTCGGAGATCGGCGACCCGTACGACCCCGAGACGGGCGACGGCGTCGTCGGAAAGAACTACTGCTACCAGAACTTCCAGGCCAGCGCCCGCGGGTTCTTCGACGACGAGGAGTGGAACCTCTACATGGGCGCCGGCGCGCTGGGCGCGTCGATCGACGACTTCAACGGCGACAACTTCGATCACGAGGACCTGGACTTCCTTCACGGCGGGAACGTCGCCATCAACCAGACCGGCGATCGACCGATCGCCAACAACCCGGTTCCCGAGGACACCCCGGAGTGGGGATCGGAGTTCAAAGAGCGGAGCCTCGAGTACTACCACAGTTCAATCTCGGTTTCCTGCCAGGGTTCGGTGTTGCCCTTCCGGGAGAACTACCTCGACCTCGATCCCGAGTACACCGACCAGTACGGCCGACCGCTATTGCGCATGACGTTCGACTGGCGCGAGCAGGACCGGAACCTCGTCGAGTACGTCGGGCCGCGGCTCGAGGAGATCGTGGAGAAGATGGGCGCCGACGCGGTCGACGCCAGCACGACCATCGAGGAGAGCTTCGACATCACGCCCTACCAGTCGACGCACAACACCGGCGGCGCGATCATGGGTGCCGATCCGGCGGAGTCGGTCGTCAATAACTACCTCCAGTGCTGGGAGGCTCACAACCTGTTCGTCCCCGGCGCCTCGGCGTTCGCTCACAACAGCGGCTACAACCCGACCGGAACGGTCGGCGCGCTGGCCTTCCGGGCCGCGGAGGGGATTCGGGGGTACCTCGAGGACCCCGACCTGCTCGTGGAGGCGGAATCGTAA
- a CDS encoding branched-chain amino acid ABC transporter permease, protein MISTILLLGTILSTVPGRLEGVAGSVRRNVLLPIGRGLDRLLAPIDRAMVPAATAYNHRFGRYFGEMSGLQLAFVAASLGALLTAGAWAPLVLGGLLRTLALASIWAIFAMSWDIQSGYTGYISFGHSALSGAAGYTMAMLLAHVDPALPLWITAPLSVLAALVLGLLIALPTLRLEGPYFSLITFVAVLLFYRLTTAFGWLGGIPGFSEPDVFTWNPVVRYYYMLVPMLLIAAALTFLARSNLGMILVAIRENESAVSAAGIDPTKFKIWSFVLSSIPMGIGGVLLVGFTGNVDPNTFVVADNSIEMIAMAVVGGMSSILGPLGGAFFIEIFSHEVLHGFSTPVRYLFLWTLVLLVLVFARDGLFRRIWHRLGDVGGGEG, encoded by the coding sequence ATGATTAGCACGATTCTACTGCTCGGAACGATCCTCAGCACCGTCCCCGGTCGACTCGAGGGCGTCGCCGGATCGGTCAGGCGAAACGTCCTGCTCCCGATCGGCCGGGGGCTCGACCGGCTGCTCGCACCGATCGATCGCGCGATGGTGCCCGCCGCAACCGCGTACAACCACCGCTTCGGGCGGTACTTCGGCGAGATGAGCGGCCTGCAGCTCGCGTTCGTCGCCGCCTCCCTCGGCGCCCTGCTGACCGCGGGCGCCTGGGCGCCGCTCGTCCTCGGCGGCCTCCTGCGGACGCTCGCGCTCGCAAGCATCTGGGCCATCTTCGCGATGAGCTGGGACATTCAGAGCGGCTACACCGGCTACATCAGCTTCGGCCACTCCGCGCTCTCGGGGGCGGCCGGCTACACGATGGCGATGCTGCTCGCTCACGTCGACCCCGCGCTGCCGCTGTGGATTACGGCCCCGCTGTCGGTCCTGGCGGCACTCGTCCTCGGCCTGCTGATCGCCCTCCCGACGCTCCGGCTCGAGGGCCCGTACTTCTCGCTGATCACCTTCGTCGCCGTCCTCCTGTTCTACCGCCTCACGACCGCGTTCGGATGGCTCGGGGGTATCCCCGGCTTCAGCGAGCCGGACGTGTTCACCTGGAACCCGGTCGTGCGATACTACTACATGCTCGTCCCGATGTTGCTCATCGCGGCGGCGCTGACGTTCCTGGCGCGATCGAACCTCGGGATGATCCTCGTGGCGATCCGGGAGAACGAGTCGGCGGTCTCCGCCGCGGGCATCGATCCGACGAAGTTCAAGATCTGGTCGTTCGTCCTCAGTTCGATCCCGATGGGGATCGGCGGCGTGTTGCTCGTCGGTTTCACCGGGAACGTCGACCCGAATACCTTCGTCGTCGCGGACAACAGCATCGAGATGATCGCGATGGCCGTCGTCGGCGGGATGAGTTCGATCCTCGGCCCGCTCGGAGGCGCGTTCTTCATCGAGATCTTCAGCCACGAGGTGCTCCACGGCTTCTCGACGCCGGTCAGGTACCTCTTCCTCTGGACGCTGGTCCTGCTGGTCCTCGTGTTCGCGCGGGACGGCCTGTTCAGGCGGATCTGGCACCGACTCGGCGACGTCGGGGGTGGTGAGGGGTGA
- a CDS encoding transporter, with product MVRVSTIVILLGVGLLFVPIPPVATILGALTILVGIALRLLTDI from the coding sequence ATGGTCAGAGTCTCGACGATCGTGATCCTGCTCGGCGTCGGCCTGCTGTTCGTCCCGATCCCGCCGGTCGCGACCATCCTCGGCGCGCTCACGATCCTGGTCGGAATCGCGCTCAGACTGCTCACCGATATCTAG
- a CDS encoding branched-chain amino acid ABC transporter permease gives MLQEIGTLVLQGAMISAIYALIAIGFTMIFGVGGVLNLAHGALIMAGAYVFGILVTETTVDWLVIHPAVAFPITVVVVALLSWGLYQGLVRWIEENVVITFLATVVVAVASTELVILLFGQSPMTMTLISGAVNLEPYGINARPRYVQFVGFVVSWIAIGLLWYYVQETDDGRSILAASMSERGARLTGVDLHSVHSKTWLIAGALAGIAGVFLGTTGSATPLMWLNPLALAFIIVVIGGIGSIKGSVVAAYFIGYLEQFTVTFAGQGFRGILSLVVLVIFLLYLPQGLYGREYVHD, from the coding sequence ATGCTTCAGGAAATCGGCACACTGGTCCTCCAGGGCGCGATGATCAGCGCCATCTACGCGCTGATCGCCATCGGGTTCACCATGATCTTCGGCGTAGGCGGCGTTCTCAACCTCGCCCACGGCGCCCTGATCATGGCCGGCGCCTACGTCTTCGGGATCCTCGTCACGGAGACGACCGTCGACTGGCTCGTGATTCACCCGGCCGTCGCGTTCCCGATCACCGTCGTCGTCGTCGCGCTCCTCTCCTGGGGGCTCTACCAGGGCCTCGTCCGCTGGATCGAGGAGAACGTCGTGATCACGTTCCTCGCGACGGTCGTCGTCGCGGTCGCGTCGACCGAACTCGTCATCCTCCTGTTCGGGCAGTCGCCGATGACGATGACGCTGATCTCGGGTGCTGTCAACCTCGAGCCTTACGGGATCAACGCCCGGCCGCGGTACGTCCAGTTCGTCGGGTTCGTCGTCTCGTGGATCGCCATCGGGCTCCTGTGGTACTACGTGCAGGAGACCGACGACGGTCGATCGATCCTCGCGGCCTCGATGAGCGAGCGCGGCGCCCGGCTGACGGGCGTCGACCTCCACTCGGTACACTCGAAGACGTGGCTCATCGCCGGCGCGCTCGCCGGCATCGCCGGCGTCTTCCTCGGGACGACTGGGAGCGCGACGCCGCTCATGTGGCTCAATCCGCTCGCGCTGGCGTTCATCATCGTCGTCATCGGCGGCATCGGCTCGATCAAGGGCTCCGTCGTGGCGGCGTACTTCATCGGCTACCTCGAACAGTTCACAGTCACGTTCGCCGGCCAGGGGTTCCGGGGTATTCTGTCGCTGGTCGTCCTCGTGATCTTCCTGCTGTACCTGCCTCAGGGGCTCTACGGGAGGGAGTACGTCCATGATTAG
- a CDS encoding ABC transporter ATP-binding protein, whose amino-acid sequence MTTDTILDVRHLDVYYGKSHAVRDVSLSIERGEIHGVIGPNGAGKTTMLNAIAGHVDYDGTIEYDGAGLAGRDARAIVNDGLIYCTEDRDLFPFFSVHENLLMGAQFREDRDAVREDLEMVYDLFPRLDERREQEAETMSGGEQQMLAIGRALMSDPDLLMLDEPTLGLAPIIIEDISEAIERLNADGLTILLAEQNSTFALRHAERLALLETGTVELSGSAAEFRDDEYIRDAYVGVH is encoded by the coding sequence GTGACGACCGACACGATACTCGACGTCCGCCACCTCGACGTCTACTACGGCAAATCACACGCGGTACGGGACGTCTCGCTCTCGATCGAGCGAGGCGAAATACACGGCGTGATCGGTCCGAACGGCGCCGGCAAGACGACGATGCTCAACGCCATCGCCGGACACGTCGACTACGACGGGACCATCGAGTACGACGGCGCCGGCCTCGCGGGACGCGACGCCCGGGCGATCGTCAACGACGGCCTCATCTACTGCACCGAGGATCGGGACCTGTTCCCGTTCTTCTCGGTCCACGAGAACCTGCTGATGGGCGCGCAGTTCCGCGAAGATCGAGACGCCGTCCGCGAGGATCTCGAGATGGTTTACGACCTGTTCCCGCGACTCGACGAGCGCCGCGAGCAGGAGGCCGAGACGATGAGCGGCGGCGAACAGCAGATGCTCGCCATCGGCCGCGCGCTGATGAGCGACCCCGACCTGTTGATGCTCGACGAGCCGACGCTCGGGCTCGCGCCGATCATCATCGAGGACATCAGCGAGGCGATCGAACGGCTGAACGCCGACGGACTGACCATCCTGTTGGCCGAACAGAACTCGACGTTCGCGCTTCGCCACGCGGAACGACTCGCGCTGCTCGAGACCGGGACCGTCGAACTGTCCGGCTCCGCCGCCGAATTCCGGGACGACGAGTACATCCGCGACGCCTACGTCGGCGTTCACTGA
- a CDS encoding NAD(P)/FAD-dependent oxidoreductase: MGSTPAVTVVGGGLAGLVAARHLAGAGLDVTLFERNETVGGRVRTRERGGFRFDRGFQVLFPAYPAVRRELDLEALDLRRFAPGACIARPNHRSTLADPLREPSALPATLFNPDVSFGDKLRVGRLVRELGRTDPETIFDEPGPDATIEAYLRERGFSDGFVENFAAPFYGGITLDRSLSTSKRVFEYTFRTLAESEVAVPAAGMGAIPAQLADEVRAAGGTLETGADVTSVSSDETSADGGATVTTDDGEYDVAAVVVATDPPTARALTGVDSIPTDARACVTQYYELPARTDLETGGRLLLNAGDDGPNHVVPHSAVAPEYAPDDAALIGATYLGEREERDEQLAAITRETLDAWYPERRFDGLETLHTDRIAFAQFVQSPGVHERLPNPRDPDGAVYLAGDYTRWSSIQGAMKSGRLAAKAVLEDRSG, translated from the coding sequence ATGGGTTCGACTCCAGCGGTGACCGTCGTCGGTGGTGGACTCGCCGGCTTGGTAGCCGCGCGCCACCTCGCCGGCGCGGGTCTCGACGTGACGCTGTTCGAACGCAACGAGACCGTCGGCGGCCGGGTCCGGACGCGAGAGCGCGGCGGCTTCCGCTTCGACCGCGGGTTCCAGGTGCTCTTTCCCGCCTATCCGGCCGTTCGGCGCGAACTGGACCTCGAGGCGCTCGACCTCCGCCGGTTCGCCCCCGGCGCGTGCATCGCCCGGCCGAACCACCGGTCGACGCTCGCGGATCCGCTCCGGGAGCCGAGCGCGCTCCCGGCCACGCTGTTCAACCCGGACGTCTCGTTCGGAGACAAGCTCCGGGTCGGCCGACTCGTCCGGGAACTCGGACGGACCGATCCCGAAACGATATTCGACGAGCCGGGGCCGGATGCGACGATCGAGGCGTACCTCCGCGAGCGCGGTTTCTCCGACGGGTTCGTCGAGAACTTCGCCGCCCCCTTCTACGGCGGCATCACGCTCGATCGGTCGCTGTCGACCTCGAAGCGAGTCTTCGAGTACACCTTCCGAACGCTCGCGGAGAGCGAGGTCGCCGTTCCGGCCGCGGGGATGGGCGCGATCCCGGCCCAGCTCGCCGACGAGGTGCGGGCCGCCGGCGGCACGCTCGAGACCGGCGCCGACGTCACGAGCGTCTCGAGCGACGAGACGAGCGCGGACGGCGGAGCGACGGTGACGACCGACGACGGCGAGTACGACGTCGCAGCGGTCGTCGTCGCGACCGACCCGCCGACCGCCCGAGCGCTGACCGGCGTGGACTCGATCCCGACCGACGCGCGAGCCTGCGTCACCCAGTACTACGAACTCCCGGCGCGGACGGACCTCGAGACCGGGGGTCGGCTCCTGCTGAACGCCGGCGACGACGGGCCGAACCACGTCGTTCCGCACAGCGCGGTCGCACCCGAGTACGCGCCCGACGACGCCGCGCTGATCGGCGCGACCTACCTGGGCGAGCGCGAGGAGCGCGACGAGCAACTCGCCGCGATCACGCGGGAGACGCTCGACGCGTGGTATCCGGAGCGCCGCTTCGACGGGCTCGAGACGCTGCACACCGACCGGATCGCGTTCGCCCAGTTCGTTCAGTCCCCGGGCGTTCACGAACGGCTCCCGAATCCTCGCGATCCGGACGGGGCCGTCTACCTGGCCGGAGACTACACGCGGTGGTCGTCGATCCAGGGGGCGATGAAGAGCGGTCGGCTCGCGGCGAAGGCGGTGCTCGAGGATCGCTCGGGCTGA